In the genome of Mucisphaera calidilacus, one region contains:
- the galK gene encoding galactokinase, which translates to MNHLEKLHQTAVNEFQQAFGNTPTCVASAPGRVNLIGEHTDYNDGFVLPMAIDRSTILAARPRNDSTIRIRDAFYDGEASIDLSQPVTTGEPKWSNYIRGVIAGMQQTDIPVKAFDAIIASDVPGGAGLSSSAALEVATATLLEGLAQLKLNPVDKALLCQKAEHDFAGMPCGIMDQFISAMGQRGNALLIDCRSHETRQVALDDPDVAILIIDSRVKHALVDGEYAQRRASCEQAAQALGIKALRDATMADLDARSTNLDTTTYQRARHVITENDRTVRAADAADQHDWNKFGQLMLKSHDSMRDDFTITTPEIDRLVELAVEIGADDVYGSRMTGGGFGGSTVTLIKAQNASTIADQILDAYQQTFNIEARWFITTPSPGGQLLNA; encoded by the coding sequence ATGAATCACCTCGAAAAACTGCACCAGACCGCCGTCAACGAGTTCCAGCAGGCCTTCGGCAACACCCCCACCTGCGTCGCCAGCGCTCCCGGACGCGTCAACCTCATCGGCGAACACACCGACTACAACGACGGCTTCGTCCTGCCCATGGCCATCGACCGCAGCACCATCCTCGCCGCACGACCCCGAAACGACAGCACCATCCGCATCCGTGACGCCTTCTACGACGGCGAGGCCAGCATCGACCTCAGCCAGCCCGTCACCACAGGCGAACCCAAGTGGTCCAACTACATCCGAGGCGTCATCGCGGGCATGCAGCAGACCGACATCCCCGTCAAAGCCTTCGACGCCATCATCGCCTCCGACGTCCCGGGCGGCGCCGGGCTCTCCTCCTCCGCCGCCCTCGAGGTCGCCACCGCCACCCTCCTCGAAGGCCTCGCCCAACTCAAACTCAACCCCGTCGACAAGGCCCTGCTCTGCCAGAAGGCCGAGCACGACTTCGCCGGCATGCCCTGCGGCATCATGGACCAGTTCATCTCCGCCATGGGACAACGCGGCAACGCCCTACTCATTGACTGCCGATCCCACGAAACAAGGCAGGTCGCTCTCGACGACCCCGACGTCGCCATCCTCATCATCGACTCACGGGTCAAGCACGCACTCGTCGACGGCGAGTACGCCCAGCGAAGAGCCTCCTGCGAACAGGCCGCACAGGCCCTCGGCATCAAGGCGCTCCGCGACGCCACCATGGCCGACCTCGACGCCCGATCCACCAACCTCGACACCACCACCTACCAGCGTGCACGACACGTCATCACCGAGAACGACCGCACCGTCCGCGCCGCCGATGCCGCCGACCAGCACGACTGGAACAAGTTCGGCCAGCTCATGCTCAAGAGCCACGACTCCATGCGCGACGACTTCACCATCACCACGCCCGAAATCGACCGACTCGTCGAACTCGCCGTCGAGATCGGCGCCGACGACGTCTACGGCTCACGCATGACCGGCGGCGGCTTCGGCGGCTCCACCGTCACCCTCATCAAAGCCCAGAACGCCTCGACCATCGCCGACCAGATCCTCGATGCCTACCAGCAGACCTTCAACATCGAAGCCCGATGGTTCATCACCACACCGTCCCCCGGCGGTCAACTCCTGAACGCCTGA